The window TTCTCATAGGACATTACTCTCTTAACTACTGCATTTGGGATATTGGTTAAAATAAAAATACTACACTCTAATAAAAAATGCTATTCTGAAAATAATATAATTGTTAAGGTAAAATATTATGTTAGAGAATCTATTTTTGATTGAATAGGAGAGAGATATGAGAGCAACGGTATATCATGGATTAAAAAGTGTAAGTGTTGAAGATGTTCCCGATCCAGTTATTGAAAGTCCGACCGATGTAATTGTGAAAGTTACAAAGGGTGCGATTTGCGGGTCAGATTTGCATATATACAGAGGCCATTTCCCTCTTAATGATGGTGATACTGTCGGACATGAGTTTGTAGGCAGAGTTGTAGAAGTGGGTGATGGCGTTACTACTCTTAAGAAAGGAGATAAGGTGATTGGCCCATTTTGGGTAAGCTGCGGCGATTGTCATTACTGCGGAAAAGACCTCCATACATCGTGTATGCAAGGAGGCTGCTTTGGGTTTGGAGACATACTTGGAGGACATGCAGGGTGTCAGGCCGAATACATAAAAGTATCACATGCAGACGGTACATTGGTAAAAGCTCCCGAGAGTCTTTCGGATGATAGTCATGATGAAAAAACCCTGTTTTTAGGTGATAACATTTCAACAGGTTATCATGGGGCTAAAAATGGAAATATTCAGCCGGGCGATGTTGTAGCTATTTATGGAGACGGCGCTGTAGGCTTATTTGCAACATATGCTGCAACAATCTTTGATCCTTCACACGTTATAACAATTGGTCATCACGACTATAGACTCGATATAGCTAAAAAATACGGCGCTACCACTGTAATAAATTCTAAGAATGAAGACCCTAAAGAGATAATTGATGAAATAACTGATGGCCATGGAGCTAACGTCGTTATTGAGTGTGTTGGCAATACGGACTCATTACAATCATCACTTGAGATGTCCCGCCCTGGAGGCACAATCTCAATCACTGGGCTTTTCTGGGAGCCGTTTCCTTTGAACATGACTGATTTCTTCTTGAGAAATCTAAACTTAAGGGGGGGCGTTGCACCTTCTAGGTGTTACATTCCAGATCTTCTACCGCATGTAGAAGATGGCAGGTTAGACCCGACCCATGTTATTTCACATAGACTGCCGCTTGATGAATGCGCAAGGGGATATGAGCTGATGGATCAGAGAATAGATAATGCAATTAAAGTAGTAATTGAGCCATAAAACTTTTAATTTATTTAGCTAGGACTCGCTGCGATTATGAAATTGCATAGAGTCCTAGTGGTTTTTTCGGTGTTTATTATAGATATTATGAACCCAATTGATTGAAGGACGGTTCTGCCAGTCTCGAACATCCTGAGCCATTAATTTAGGTAGAGTGTCCATTTTGTAAACTGGGTGCTCAGCAGGAATTGTAATAGGTGCGAGCAAGCTGGCTGCAGTTATATCAGCTCGTGAGAATTTATCTCCTATAAGGTAGGGTCTTCCGTCAGATAACATCTTATCCATCCAATTAAGTTCCCCTAAGATGATCTCTCTAGATTCAAGACGCTGTTGTTTGCCTAAATCCATAAACTCAATCATTCTTTTTTGAATCATACCCCAAGCTAGATAAAACATTATTTTATTCAAGAGTGACAAATCCTTAATGTATTCTGATCTAACTTGGTCCGGGTATTCTACGAGTATTTCCGAGTAGAAGTATCTGCGTATATGTACACCTAGGATATTGTCTAAGCGCTTTTCAATTGTTAGACAGTCTTTCATATCTACCGGAGTTAGTGAACTAGGGCTCATTTTTGATATCTCCTCTGCCCAGTCAAAAATTTTATCAGATCCCTGAATGACTTCTCCGTCTACTACCAGTATGGGCAGCGATGTGGCTGAGGCGCCAAGTTTTTTAGCTGTTTGCATATGCATACCGGGAGCTAGATAACGAATCTCATGATCGATATCATGAAACTCAAGGGTCCAGCGGGCCTTCTCGCAGAAATGCGAAATAGAAAGAACATATAGGATAGGTTTAGTAATATTTATACCCCTTTTTTGTTGTTAAAGATTGTGCGCAATTAAAAACATAGAATTAACATAATATATTAAACCTAACTGATGCTCTTTAAAATATTGCTATTTTGATTAAGATTATTGCTTCAAACTTTATGAACCTGCTGTGGACGGAAATAATGATTCGTAGAAAAGCTCAATTTGTATATGCCGTATTAATCTTATTGGCGCTCTCATGTGCTGGACCATCTGCAAATAAAACTGCGGTAGATAAAAAGGGCGGACTCTTCCCTGTAGCTGTTGATAATAAATGGGGATTTATTAACAGACAGGGCGAGGTTGTTATACCACTTAAATATGAAGGAGCGGTGGACTTTACTGAGGGCAGGGCGCTCATTAAGAAAGACGGCAAATGGGGATATATAAATCAGTGGGATATTCTTATAATTAGTCCCCAATTTGAAGAAGCTCGTAAATTCTCAGATGGTTACGCGCAGGTAAAAGTAGACGGAGCTTATGGTTATATAAACAGTGTCGGCAAAGTGGTCATAGAGCCTATGTATGAAAATGCAAATCCATTTTCGGAAGGTTTAGCAAGCGTTAAGTACAATGGTCAGTGGGGCTATATAAATAAAGAGGGACAGACTGTTGTAGAGCCTACATATGAAAACGCCTTTGGCTTTTCAGAGGGCCGTGCGCTAGTTATGCAGGATTCAATGGGCGGATATATTAAGAAAAGCGGCAAGGTCTTTATCAAACCTAAATTCCCATATGCCGAAGGGTATTCAGAAGGGTTGGCTTGCGTGCAAACAGACGGAAGATATGTATACATAAATAGACTAGGTGAAGTTGAACTTAAGACCAAATTCGAAACTGCCAGGCATTTCTCTGAAAACGCGGCAGCGGTTTCTAAAGACGGAAAGTTTGGGTTTATAAATAAAACGGGCTTGTTAATAGTGCAGCCGGAATTTGACCAAGTTGGCGATTTCTCTGAAGGTCTTGCTACGTTTAGGATCGGCAATAAATGGGGCTATCTCAACAAAAGGGGCGAGATTGTGATCGATCCCCAATATGAGAGCGCAGTCAGCTTTTCAGGTGGCCTCGCAATTGTAGAGCTTGGAGGCGGCAAGTGGGCTTATATTGATAAAAACGGGAATTATGTCTGGAAGTCTTTTGAATAAAAAGGGAGCATGAGCTCCCCTTTCTTTACTCTATTTTTAAACTCTTATTTTTCTTCTTCTGACTGTTATAAATCCAATTATTCCTAATAGAGCTGCAGCAGAAATAAGACCCCACTGAGAAAGCGTAGGTACATTTCTCTCTATTGGTTTAAATGCAACTCCTGTTGGATCTCCTCCTGTCGGACCCTGGGCAGGATTTCCAAAATCACTAACTAAAATTCTGTTTCCAGTGGTCATATCAACTAGGAATAGACCACCGTCATTGCCTGATCCTGCATTTTTATCTGCAACAAGAGGTTGTCCGAAACCATCTGTAGCTACGCCTTCAGGCTCGCCCCCCAGGGGACCTTGTGCGGAATTGGTGAAGTTACTTAAAAGAGTTCTATTGCCAGTAGACAAATTCACCAGGAAAAGGGCTCCATCCCCGGGATCACCTCCGGCATCTTCATCTGCTACAAATGCATTCCCCAAGCCGTCTAAAGCAATACCAAATGGGTTAGGTCCGGTAGGGCCTTGTGCAGGATCGTTGAAGATGCTAATAATTTCTCTATCACCAGAAGTTAAATCCACAAGGAATAAAATACCGTTAATAGATCCTGGTCCATCTTTATCAGTTACGTAAGCTCCACCTGCACCATCTAATGTCAGGTTTACGGGAGTTTGGCCTATTGGTCCTTGGACCGGGTCGCCAAAGTCGCTTACAATTTCTCTATCACCAGTAGCTAGATCCACATGAAATAGTGCGCCGTTTGAGTCAGTGCCCGCGGCTCCATCAACAATATATGCCGTCTCATCGCCGTCTAATGCTATACCACTTGGCAGCTCTCCAGTCGGGCCTTGTGAAGGGTCATCGAAATCGCTAATTATTATTCTCTCACCAGTTCTCAAATTAACATGAAATAACAGACCTGATCCTGATTCTCCGCTTTCATCAACTACGTAGGCATTACTAAAGTCTTGAGATAGTGCTACACCTACCGGATCATTCCCTATTGGGCCCTGCGCGGGATCACCGAAGTCGGTTACCAAAATTCTCTCACCATTTCTTATGTTAACAATGAAAAGTGCTCCATCATTATCTGTGCCTGCACTATCATCTGCAACTACTGCCAGTCCATCACGTATTAATTCTGCTTGTGCTGATACGCTTAATGATAATAGTAAAAAAGTCTGAATTATAAAAATAGAAAGAAAAGATTTTAGATTTATCATGATACGTCGCCCTCCTATACTCTAGGGCTTAATATATCACATTATAAATTGTTGTTCCATATAAATATTTAGTCTGTTTTAGACTTGAGAAGTTAATGAAACAGCTTTTTTTGCTTGAGTTTAGAGGATATAGATTCACCGTGAGCTTTAGCCTTTTTCTTCCCTATGAGCCAAGCTGTGGATAAGAGAATTAGTAGCATCCCAATAACTGTGGTTGGACTAAAGACGTATTGCCAGATAAGTAGGTCATAAACTGCCGAAAAGCCAACTTTAATGAAACTGGCTGAGGCAACGCTGGGCGCCTCTCCTACGGAAAATGCTTTTGTCATAGCGAGTTGGCCGATTGTTCCAAACACACCAACTCCTAACAGCATAAAGATTACATTTGCGCTGTTAAAGACAGACAGATCTACTTCGCCTCTTACTGTAAAGATTGTGATCAATGTAATTACCGTAGCAGTGCCTGAGAAATGGGTTACTATCACGCGCGGGTCTAAGTTTCTTAGTTTCCGTAGGCATATCATAACAACAGCTCCGCCAAAGGCTGCGTAAATAGCCATAATGCTTGCAAAATTTTGCTCTACTATTCTTGGGTGTTCTACAAGAATCACGCCTATCATACCAAATACAATAGAAAGCCAGATCTTTTTGCCGGTTGATTCTCCAAGGAAATATCCGGCCACCAAAGCGACCCATATAGGTCTTGTTTCTGTAATAATTGCAATCTCGGATATCGGAAGCTTTGTAAGTGCGTAAAAAGTTGCAAGCATAGCTGAGCTGCCAACAAAACTCCTTAGCCAAAGCGTTTTATTCTTAAAAACAAAGGGATTAATTCCTGCTGCCCTTGCAAGCCCTAAGGCAATCACAAAAGAAATTAACATTCTAAAAAATGCTATCAAGAGCCAATCGCAGTGCTTACCAAGCTCATGTGTAAGGGCGCCCATGGTGGCGAAGGCAAAACCTCCAAACACCATCCATAAAACTCCTTTATTGTTTGCTGTAAATTGAAAGCGCGAAGCTATGCTTTTATTCCCCATAGTGATTAATGATTCCCGATAGCTCTTTATTTTCCCTTCAGGCTGAAAATTGTGATACTTAAAGTACTACTTTAAAGAAGAAATATAGGAACCTATTACTAATATTCTACCTGAACATTTAGGCTTCGTATTTCTTCGCGTCAGATAGATCGTCTAGCAGACCGCTTAAGCGTTCGATAGCATAATCCGGTTTTATATCAGATTCTTCTAGCTCTTTGTGTATATTAGGATCGGAAAGTACCAGTATTGTAGATATTCCAGCATTCTTTCCGCCAGTAATATCTGTGTCTAAATGATCGCCAATTATCACAATTTTATGTTTTTCATGGTCATAGGAGTCTAGTGCCAATTCGAACATCATTGTCTCAGGTTTTCCCGCAATTACCGCTTTTCTCCGGGATGCTACTTCGATTGATGCAAGCATTGCTCCTGTGGCTGGAATATGTCCTTCTATTGTAGGGTAGAC is drawn from Thermodesulfobacteriota bacterium and contains these coding sequences:
- a CDS encoding alcohol dehydrogenase, whose amino-acid sequence is MRATVYHGLKSVSVEDVPDPVIESPTDVIVKVTKGAICGSDLHIYRGHFPLNDGDTVGHEFVGRVVEVGDGVTTLKKGDKVIGPFWVSCGDCHYCGKDLHTSCMQGGCFGFGDILGGHAGCQAEYIKVSHADGTLVKAPESLSDDSHDEKTLFLGDNISTGYHGAKNGNIQPGDVVAIYGDGAVGLFATYAATIFDPSHVITIGHHDYRLDIAKKYGATTVINSKNEDPKEIIDEITDGHGANVVIECVGNTDSLQSSLEMSRPGGTISITGLFWEPFPLNMTDFFLRNLNLRGGVAPSRCYIPDLLPHVEDGRLDPTHVISHRLPLDECARGYELMDQRIDNAIKVVIEP
- a CDS encoding glutathione S-transferase; the protein is MNITKPILYVLSISHFCEKARWTLEFHDIDHEIRYLAPGMHMQTAKKLGASATSLPILVVDGEVIQGSDKIFDWAEEISKMSPSSLTPVDMKDCLTIEKRLDNILGVHIRRYFYSEILVEYPDQVRSEYIKDLSLLNKIMFYLAWGMIQKRMIEFMDLGKQQRLESREIILGELNWMDKMLSDGRPYLIGDKFSRADITAASLLAPITIPAEHPVYKMDTLPKLMAQDVRDWQNRPSINWVHNIYNKHRKNH
- a CDS encoding WG repeat-containing protein translates to MIRRKAQFVYAVLILLALSCAGPSANKTAVDKKGGLFPVAVDNKWGFINRQGEVVIPLKYEGAVDFTEGRALIKKDGKWGYINQWDILIISPQFEEARKFSDGYAQVKVDGAYGYINSVGKVVIEPMYENANPFSEGLASVKYNGQWGYINKEGQTVVEPTYENAFGFSEGRALVMQDSMGGYIKKSGKVFIKPKFPYAEGYSEGLACVQTDGRYVYINRLGEVELKTKFETARHFSENAAAVSKDGKFGFINKTGLLIVQPEFDQVGDFSEGLATFRIGNKWGYLNKRGEIVIDPQYESAVSFSGGLAIVELGGGKWAYIDKNGNYVWKSFE
- a CDS encoding IPTL-CTERM sorting domain-containing protein translates to MINLKSFLSIFIIQTFLLLSLSVSAQAELIRDGLAVVADDSAGTDNDGALFIVNIRNGERILVTDFGDPAQGPIGNDPVGVALSQDFSNAYVVDESGESGSGLLFHVNLRTGERIIISDFDDPSQGPTGELPSGIALDGDETAYIVDGAAGTDSNGALFHVDLATGDREIVSDFGDPVQGPIGQTPVNLTLDGAGGAYVTDKDGPGSINGILFLVDLTSGDREIISIFNDPAQGPTGPNPFGIALDGLGNAFVADEDAGGDPGDGALFLVNLSTGNRTLLSNFTNSAQGPLGGEPEGVATDGFGQPLVADKNAGSGNDGGLFLVDMTTGNRILVSDFGNPAQGPTGGDPTGVAFKPIERNVPTLSQWGLISAAALLGIIGFITVRRRKIRV
- a CDS encoding DMT family transporter, which translates into the protein MGNKSIASRFQFTANNKGVLWMVFGGFAFATMGALTHELGKHCDWLLIAFFRMLISFVIALGLARAAGINPFVFKNKTLWLRSFVGSSAMLATFYALTKLPISEIAIITETRPIWVALVAGYFLGESTGKKIWLSIVFGMIGVILVEHPRIVEQNFASIMAIYAAFGGAVVMICLRKLRNLDPRVIVTHFSGTATVITLITIFTVRGEVDLSVFNSANVIFMLLGVGVFGTIGQLAMTKAFSVGEAPSVASASFIKVGFSAVYDLLIWQYVFSPTTVIGMLLILLSTAWLIGKKKAKAHGESISSKLKQKKLFH